CAGGATCAGATCGGCCGACTTGCCTGGCTTCTCGATCAGCGCCACCGACCCCAGAAGCGTCGAACGCGCCTGCTCGGCGACCGTATCGCGAAGCTTCTTGTTCACCGGTAGATCCCACGCGATCACCTGAGTCAGCGACACGAGGTCGAGATCGTCGGTAATCGGCACCACCCGCAGCGACGCGATCGTCCCGTCATGGTGAACCGTCACCGCGCCGTCGGTTTCGGCGTCGGCGCGTAGGACCTCGGCCAGGACATTGAGCAAACGGTCCTCCAGCGACGCCATCAGTCACACCTGCCTCGTGAGTCACCGATCGGCCATGACCGTCGATGTGCCCGCCTCTGAGCGAATGTGGCCGGAATTCGCTCGAAGGTGGGCACAGTGGCTACCCGCTCGAAGCGGATACATGTGTGACCGGAGTGGCTCCAACTCCGGCGAGGGCTACGCATCACGCCGTCCCAAACCGTCTGTGCCGCAACGCATACTCCTCACAGGCCGCCCAGAGGTTGCGGCGATCGTAATCGGGCCAGAGCGTGTCCTGGAAGACGTACTCCGCGTACGCCGCTTGCCAAAGCATGAAGTTGCTGGTCCGCTGCTCCCCCGAGGTGCGCAGCAGCAGGTCCACGTCGGGGATGTCCGGGCGCTGCAGGTGGCGGGCGACGGTCGCCTCGTTGACCCGTTCCGGATTCAGCGTGCCCGCCGCGGCTGCCCGGGCGATTTCCCTTGCTGCCTCAGCGATTTCAGTGCGGCCACCGTAGTTGACGCAGTAGTTCACGGTGATGACGTCGTTGTGGAGAGTGAGTTCTTCGGCCACCGCGAGCTCGTGGATGACGCTGCGCCACAGCCGAGGACGCGACCCGACCCACCGGATCTTCACGCCCATCTCGTTGAGGTTGACTCGACGACGGCGCACGACGTCCCGGTTGAACCCCATCAGGAAGCGCACTTCGTCGGCCGACCGCTTCCAGTTCTCGGTGGAGAACGCGTAGAGGCTGAGCCATTTGATGCCCAATTCGATTGCGCCGCAGACGATATCGATAACGACCGCCTCACCCATCTTGTGGCCCTCGACCCTGGGCAGGCCGCGTTGCGTGGCCCAGCGGCCGTTTCCGTCCATCACGATCGCCACGTGGTTGGGCAGCTGCTCTGCCGGTATCGACGGGGCGGCCGCCTTGGAGATGTGCTGCGGCGGCCGGCGGGGTCCACCGTCCGGTGCGGGCGGCAACTCGGGAAACACCACCGGCCACGTCGAGAGGTCGGGGAAGACCGGGTAGTCGTCAGGCGCTGGGGGGAGCTGCGGGAAGTCGGACCTCCGCTTGCGCTCAGCCCTGCGCGCTGAGCGGCTCACCCGGCTCGTCTCCATGCGCCACATCCTGCCGGACCAGAGTTACCCGGCGGTCGAGCAGGCTGCGATCTATGCGATCCATCGGATCGCCGCGTCGCATCCGTTCCACCAACGGCAGCGTTCGCAGTTGTCGCTCCAGGTGCCACTGCAGATGGGCGGCCACCAGCCCGCTGACCTGACCGCGGGCCGACTGCGGCGCGCCCTCCGCGGCCTCCCAATCGCCATCGCGCAGCGCCGCCATCAGGTCCAGCACGCCCAGCGGCGGGGTCGTCGCCCCGGCCGGGCGGCAGTAGGTGCAGACGCTGCCACCCGCCGCGACGTGAAAAGCCCGGTGCGGGCCCGGCGTGGCGCAGCGCGCGCATTCAGTCAGCGCCGGGGCCCAGCCGGCAATGCCCATGGCGCGCAGCAGATACGCGTCCAGCAGCAGCTCGCGAGGCCGGCTGCCGTCGGCGACCGCCCGCAGCGCGCTGACCGTGAGGCGGTGCAGTTCCGGTGCCGGCGCCCGCTCCTCGCCGGCGAGGCGCTCGGCGGTCTCCAGCATCGCGCATGCGCTGGTGTAGCGGCCGTAGTCGCTGACGATGTCAGTGGCGAACGCGTCCAGGGAGACGACCTGCGTGACGATGTCGAGATTACGGCCCGGGTGCAGCTGGACGTCGATGTGTGCGAACGGTTCCAGTCGCGCACCGAACTTGCTGCGGGTGCGGCGCACACCCTTGGCCACCGCGCGAACCAGTCCATGGTCGCGGGTGAGCAGGGTGACGATCCGGTCGGCCTCGCCGAGCTTGTGCTGGCGCAGCACCACCGCACGATCCCGGTACAGCCGCATAGATATCAGTTTGTCACCTGGTTGCGACGGCACCCGGCTCACGCGCCGATAAGGTCGACACCGATGAGTAGCTCTGTCGACCGCCGTTTCCCGACGCTGACCGATCAGTTGTATCAACTGGCCAGCGGCGCGGTGACCTCCGACGAACTGGTCCGCCGGTCGTTGCACGCCATTGACCAGAGCCAATCATCTCTGAACGCCTTCCGGGTCGTGCTCACCGAGAGCGCGCTGGCCGACGCCGCCGAGGCCGACCGGCGGCGTGCCGAGGGCGACCAGGCACCGTTGCTGGGAGTGCCGATCGCGGTCAAGGACGACACGGACATCGCGGGCGTCGCCACCTACTTCGGCACATCCGGTCACGTCCAGCCGGCCACCCAGGACGCCGAGGTGGTGCGGCGCCTCAAAGCAGCGGGTGCCGTGATCGTCGGCAAGACCAACACCTGCGAATTGGGCCAGTGGCCGTTCACCAGCGGACCGGCATTCGGGCACACCCGCAACCCGTGGTCGCAACGGCACACGCCCGGC
This genomic stretch from Mycobacterium paraterrae harbors:
- a CDS encoding decaprenyl diphosphate synthase; protein product: METSRVSRSARRAERKRRSDFPQLPPAPDDYPVFPDLSTWPVVFPELPPAPDGGPRRPPQHISKAAAPSIPAEQLPNHVAIVMDGNGRWATQRGLPRVEGHKMGEAVVIDIVCGAIELGIKWLSLYAFSTENWKRSADEVRFLMGFNRDVVRRRRVNLNEMGVKIRWVGSRPRLWRSVIHELAVAEELTLHNDVITVNYCVNYGGRTEIAEAAREIARAAAAGTLNPERVNEATVARHLQRPDIPDVDLLLRTSGEQRTSNFMLWQAAYAEYVFQDTLWPDYDRRNLWAACEEYALRHRRFGTA
- the recO gene encoding DNA repair protein RecO; the encoded protein is MRLYRDRAVVLRQHKLGEADRIVTLLTRDHGLVRAVAKGVRRTRSKFGARLEPFAHIDVQLHPGRNLDIVTQVVSLDAFATDIVSDYGRYTSACAMLETAERLAGEERAPAPELHRLTVSALRAVADGSRPRELLLDAYLLRAMGIAGWAPALTECARCATPGPHRAFHVAAGGSVCTYCRPAGATTPPLGVLDLMAALRDGDWEAAEGAPQSARGQVSGLVAAHLQWHLERQLRTLPLVERMRRGDPMDRIDRSLLDRRVTLVRQDVAHGDEPGEPLSAQG